The following are encoded together in the Pseudomonas xantholysinigenes genome:
- a CDS encoding mannitol dehydrogenase family protein, with protein sequence MKLNQHNLGQLPPTVARPTYNPTQLRQGIVHIGVGGFHRAHQAAYTDALMNCGEGLDWAICGVGLRSEDRAMRDALAGQDHLYTLFELGDQPDTKVRAIAAINGMLLAEDGAEPLLAKLAEPNIRIVSLTITEGGYCIDDSTGEFRADLPQIQHDLANPQTPQSVFGYLCEALRRRREAGTGPFTVMSCDNLPHNGDVARKALLAFAQRLDPDLASWIASHVSFPNAMVDRITPMTSPAHRQQLRERHGVDDAWPVVCEPFLQWVVEDDFVAGRPAWEKVGVQFTRDVTPYEEMKIKLLNGSHLALTYLGFLQGYRFVHETLADPLLRRYMHTFMDQDVTPQLAPVPGIDLERYKQSLSERFANRAIADQLERVCSDGSSKFPKFIVPTASRLIADGKPLERVALVVAAWALYLRGEDEHGTRYSIPDPRAADCQARVVQRDGLAARVLGDEAIFGSAIPASKAFVSAFERLYDSLREVGVGETLRQVLGD encoded by the coding sequence ATGAAACTGAACCAGCACAACCTCGGCCAACTACCGCCTACTGTCGCTCGCCCTACCTACAACCCAACCCAATTGCGCCAGGGCATCGTCCACATCGGCGTCGGCGGCTTCCACCGCGCCCACCAAGCCGCCTACACCGACGCCCTGATGAACTGCGGCGAAGGCCTCGACTGGGCCATCTGCGGCGTCGGCTTGCGCAGCGAAGACCGCGCCATGCGCGACGCCCTGGCCGGCCAGGATCACCTCTACACCCTGTTCGAACTGGGCGACCAGCCCGACACCAAGGTACGCGCAATCGCCGCCATCAACGGCATGCTGCTGGCCGAGGACGGCGCCGAACCGCTGCTGGCCAAACTGGCCGAGCCCAATATCCGCATCGTCTCGCTTACCATCACCGAAGGCGGCTACTGCATCGACGACAGCACCGGCGAGTTCCGCGCCGACCTGCCGCAAATCCAGCACGACCTGGCCAACCCACAAACCCCGCAAAGCGTCTTCGGCTACCTCTGCGAAGCCCTGCGCCGCCGCCGCGAAGCCGGCACCGGCCCGTTCACCGTGATGTCCTGCGACAACCTCCCGCACAACGGCGACGTCGCCCGCAAGGCCCTGTTGGCCTTCGCCCAGCGCCTCGACCCCGACCTGGCCAGCTGGATCGCCAGCCACGTCAGCTTCCCCAACGCCATGGTCGACCGCATCACCCCGATGACCAGCCCCGCCCACCGCCAGCAACTGCGCGAACGCCACGGCGTCGACGATGCCTGGCCGGTGGTGTGCGAGCCGTTTTTGCAGTGGGTGGTGGAAGATGACTTCGTCGCGGGCCGCCCGGCCTGGGAGAAAGTCGGCGTGCAGTTCACCCGCGACGTCACCCCGTATGAAGAGATGAAGATCAAGCTGCTCAACGGCAGCCACCTGGCCCTCACCTACCTGGGCTTCCTGCAAGGCTACCGCTTCGTCCACGAAACCCTCGCCGACCCGCTGCTGCGCCGCTACATGCACACCTTCATGGACCAGGACGTGACCCCGCAACTGGCCCCGGTGCCCGGCATCGATCTTGAGCGCTACAAGCAAAGCCTCAGCGAACGCTTCGCCAACCGCGCCATCGCCGACCAGCTGGAGCGCGTGTGCTCCGACGGCTCGTCGAAGTTCCCCAAGTTCATCGTGCCCACCGCCAGCCGCCTGATCGCCGACGGCAAGCCGCTGGAGCGCGTGGCCCTGGTGGTGGCCGCCTGGGCCCTGTACCTGCGCGGCGAAGACGAACACGGCACCCGCTACAGCATCCCCGACCCCCGCGCCGCCGACTGCCAGGCCCGGGTGGTGCAGCGCGACGGCCTGGCCGCCCGGGTGCTGGGCGACGAGGCGATCTTCGGCAGCGCCATCCCTGCGTCCAAGGCTTTCGTCAGCGCCTTCGAGCGCCTGTACGACAGCTTGCGCGAAGTCGGCGTGGGTGAAACCCTGCGCCAGGTCCTCGGTGACTGA
- a CDS encoding carbohydrate ABC transporter permease, translating to MNTSALDTPSLATARPGKRRVGPGWFLVSPSVALLLLWMIVPLGMTLYFSLIRYNLLYPGENAFVGLENFSYFVTDAGFMPGALNTLTLVGSVLAISVVLGVLIAALLEAGEFWGRGVVRVLLISPFFIMPTVSALLWKNLILHPVSGILAAVWRLFGAQPVDWLAHYPLLSIILIVSWQWLPFAILILMTAMQSLDQEQKEAARLDGAGPLAIFWHLTLPHLARPIAVVVMIETIFLLSVFAEIFTTTSGGPGYESTNLAYLIYNQALLQFDVGMASAGGLIAVLIANIAAIVLVRMIGKNLTARS from the coding sequence ATGAATACCTCGGCCCTCGACACCCCGAGCCTCGCCACCGCGCGCCCCGGCAAACGCCGCGTCGGCCCCGGCTGGTTCCTGGTCAGCCCTTCGGTGGCGCTGCTGCTGTTGTGGATGATCGTGCCCCTGGGCATGACCCTGTATTTCTCGCTGATCCGCTACAACCTGCTGTACCCCGGCGAAAACGCATTCGTCGGCCTTGAGAACTTCAGCTACTTCGTCACCGACGCCGGCTTCATGCCTGGCGCCCTCAACACCCTGACCCTGGTCGGCAGCGTGCTGGCGATCAGCGTGGTGCTCGGCGTGCTGATCGCCGCGCTGCTGGAGGCCGGTGAATTCTGGGGCCGTGGCGTGGTGCGGGTGCTGCTGATCTCGCCGTTCTTCATCATGCCCACGGTCAGCGCGCTGCTGTGGAAGAACCTGATCTTGCACCCGGTGTCGGGGATTCTCGCCGCCGTGTGGCGCCTGTTCGGCGCGCAACCGGTGGACTGGCTGGCGCACTACCCGCTGCTGTCGATCATCCTGATCGTGTCATGGCAGTGGCTGCCGTTCGCCATCCTGATCCTGATGACCGCCATGCAGTCGCTGGACCAGGAACAGAAGGAAGCCGCCCGCCTGGATGGCGCAGGCCCCTTGGCGATCTTCTGGCACCTGACCCTGCCGCACCTGGCCCGGCCCATTGCCGTGGTGGTGATGATCGAGACGATCTTTTTGCTCTCGGTATTCGCCGAGATCTTCACCACCACCAGCGGCGGCCCGGGCTACGAGTCCACCAACCTCGCCTACCTGATCTACAACCAGGCGCTGCTGCAGTTCGACGTCGGCATGGCCTCGGCCGGAGGCCTGATCGCCGTGCTGATCGCCAATATCGCCGCCATCGTGCTGGTTCGCATGATCGGCAAGAACCTCACCGCGCGCAGCTGA
- a CDS encoding DUF3077 domain-containing protein: MDKDDWPKGPGQLKIISLAAHAGRQPIRNWVQAIPGLPTRAVLQETAVILGVITGLTQQALVKPREAQTLMRATYYLSGMAKAMIDGQLSVLRGDKGDCE; encoded by the coding sequence GTGGACAAGGACGACTGGCCGAAAGGCCCGGGGCAACTGAAAATCATCAGCCTGGCGGCACACGCCGGGCGCCAGCCGATCCGCAACTGGGTGCAGGCGATACCGGGGTTGCCGACGCGGGCGGTGCTGCAGGAAACCGCCGTCATCCTCGGGGTCATCACCGGCCTCACGCAACAGGCGTTGGTCAAGCCGCGCGAGGCACAGACGCTGATGCGCGCCACGTACTACCTCAGTGGCATGGCCAAGGCGATGATCGATGGGCAACTGTCGGTGCTGCGGGGAGACAAGGGTGACTGTGAATGA
- a CDS encoding bifunctional O-acetylhomoserine aminocarboxypropyltransferase/cysteine synthase, translated as MKLETLALHAGFCPDPTTKAVAVPIYQTTSFAFDDTQHGADLFDLKVAGNIYSRIMNPTNDVLEQRMAALEGGVGALAVASGMAAITYAIQTVAEAGDNIVSVAKLYGGTYNLLAHTLPRMGIHTRFAAHDDIAALEALIDPRTKAVFCESIGNPAGNIVDIAALAAAAHRHGVPLIVDNTVATPVLCRPFEHGADIVVHSLTKYIGGHGTSIGGIVIDSGKFPWAEHKARFALLNTPDPSYHGVTYTEAFGPAAFIGRCRVVPLRNTGAALSPFNAFLILQGLETLALRMQRHTENALKVAEYLQAHEQVAWVKYAGLPDHPEHALAQRYTGGKPASILSFGIQGGQAAGARFIDALQLVVRLVNIGDAKSLACHPASTTHRQLNDEELEKAGVPRDMVRLSIGIEHCDDIIADLAQALEASRG; from the coding sequence ATGAAGCTGGAAACACTTGCCCTGCACGCGGGCTTCTGCCCCGACCCGACCACCAAGGCCGTGGCCGTGCCGATCTACCAGACCACCTCGTTCGCCTTCGACGACACCCAACATGGCGCCGACCTGTTCGATCTCAAGGTGGCCGGCAACATCTACTCGCGCATCATGAACCCCACCAACGACGTGCTCGAACAGCGCATGGCCGCCCTCGAAGGCGGGGTTGGCGCGCTGGCGGTGGCCTCGGGCATGGCGGCCATCACCTATGCCATCCAGACCGTGGCCGAGGCCGGCGACAACATCGTCTCGGTGGCCAAGCTGTACGGCGGCACCTACAACCTGCTGGCCCATACCCTGCCGCGCATGGGCATCCACACCCGTTTCGCCGCCCATGACGATATCGCCGCCCTCGAAGCGCTGATCGACCCACGCACCAAGGCGGTGTTCTGCGAGTCCATCGGCAACCCTGCCGGCAATATCGTCGATATCGCCGCCCTGGCCGCGGCCGCCCACCGCCATGGCGTGCCGCTGATCGTCGACAACACCGTGGCCACCCCGGTGCTGTGCCGGCCGTTCGAACATGGCGCCGATATCGTCGTGCATTCGCTGACCAAGTACATCGGCGGCCACGGCACCAGCATCGGCGGCATCGTCATCGATTCGGGCAAGTTCCCCTGGGCCGAGCACAAGGCGCGCTTCGCCCTGCTCAACACGCCCGACCCGTCCTACCACGGCGTGACCTACACCGAAGCCTTCGGCCCCGCCGCGTTCATTGGCCGTTGCCGCGTGGTGCCGCTGCGCAACACTGGCGCCGCGCTGTCGCCTTTCAATGCCTTCCTGATCCTGCAAGGCCTGGAAACCCTGGCCCTGCGCATGCAGCGCCATACCGAGAACGCGCTCAAGGTCGCCGAGTACCTGCAAGCACACGAACAGGTGGCCTGGGTCAAATACGCTGGCCTGCCAGACCATCCCGAGCACGCCCTGGCCCAACGCTACACCGGCGGCAAGCCGGCATCGATCCTCTCGTTCGGTATCCAGGGCGGCCAGGCGGCCGGCGCGCGGTTCATCGATGCATTGCAACTGGTGGTGCGACTGGTCAATATCGGCGACGCCAAGTCGCTGGCCTGCCACCCCGCCTCCACCACCCACCGCCAGCTCAACGATGAAGAGCTGGAAAAGGCCGGTGTGCCGCGGGACATGGTGCGCCTGTCGATCGGCATCGAGCACTGCGACGACATCATCGCCGACCTGGCCCAGGCACTGGAGGCCAGCCGCGGCTGA
- a CDS encoding carbohydrate kinase family protein, which produces MYLVCGEALFDVFSLENSNRSSELGFTAIAGGSPFNVAVGLRRLGVESALFGGLSSDYLGARLRRVLEEERVDCRYVVTSDAPTTLAMVGLDANGSAQYQFRGEGCADRQVTLAHLPELDERVRGIHVGSYTLVVKPVADTLMALVERERDRRLISLDPNVRLNPQPDVALWRRQVEAFAGYAHVIKASEEDIALLYPGRETRDVAQGWLNERCRLVFITHGADGASVHCAHGSWQRPADTSLPVCDTVGAGDTFQAAVLAYLARLGADSPAAIATLPHKTIDAILAYAIHAAAITCSRTGPNLPFEHELPPIA; this is translated from the coding sequence ATGTACCTGGTGTGTGGCGAGGCCCTGTTCGATGTGTTCAGCCTGGAAAACAGCAACCGCAGCAGCGAGCTGGGGTTTACCGCGATTGCCGGCGGGTCGCCGTTCAACGTGGCCGTCGGCCTGCGCCGGTTGGGCGTGGAATCGGCGTTGTTCGGCGGGTTGTCCAGCGACTACCTCGGTGCCCGGCTGCGCCGGGTACTGGAAGAGGAACGGGTGGACTGCCGCTATGTGGTAACCAGCGATGCACCGACCACCTTGGCCATGGTCGGGCTGGATGCCAATGGCTCGGCGCAGTATCAGTTTCGCGGTGAAGGCTGTGCGGATCGGCAGGTGACGCTGGCGCATTTGCCGGAGCTGGATGAGCGTGTGCGGGGAATCCATGTGGGTTCGTACACCCTGGTGGTGAAGCCCGTGGCCGATACGCTGATGGCGCTGGTGGAGCGCGAGCGGGACCGGCGGCTGATCAGCCTGGATCCGAATGTGCGGCTGAATCCGCAGCCGGATGTGGCGCTGTGGCGGCGGCAGGTGGAAGCGTTTGCTGGGTATGCGCATGTGATCAAGGCCAGTGAGGAAGACATCGCCCTGCTCTACCCAGGCCGGGAGACCCGTGACGTGGCTCAAGGCTGGCTAAACGAGCGCTGCCGACTGGTTTTCATTACTCATGGGGCGGATGGTGCCAGCGTGCATTGCGCACATGGCTCATGGCAGCGCCCAGCAGATACCTCGTTGCCGGTATGCGACACCGTCGGCGCCGGTGACACCTTCCAAGCCGCCGTGCTCGCCTACTTGGCTCGCCTCGGTGCAGACAGCCCGGCCGCGATAGCGACGCTCCCCCATAAAACCATCGATGCAATCCTCGCCTACGCAATCCATGCCGCAGCAATCACCTGCTCGCGAACAGGCCCAAACCTGCCCTTCGAGCATGAGCTGCCACCTATCGCCTAA
- a CDS encoding carbohydrate ABC transporter permease has protein sequence MLTLKQTRTLKNALLGLLCWAIALVIFFPIFWMLLTSFKTELDAFATPPQFIFAPTLENYLHINERSDYFAYAWNSVLISFSATLLCMLIAVPAAYSMAFFETRHTKRTLLWMLSTKMLPPVGVLMPIYLLAKQFGLLDSRLALIIVYTLINLPIVVWMVYTYFKDIPVDILEAARLDGAGTWQEIVRVLLPIARGGLASTLLLSLILCWNEAFWSLNLTSSAAAPLTALVASYSSPEGLFWAKLSAVSTLACAPILIFGWISQKQLVRGLSFGAVK, from the coding sequence ATGCTGACACTCAAGCAAACCCGCACCCTGAAGAACGCGCTGCTCGGCCTGTTGTGCTGGGCCATCGCCCTGGTGATCTTCTTCCCGATTTTCTGGATGCTGCTGACCAGCTTCAAGACCGAGCTGGACGCCTTCGCCACGCCGCCGCAATTCATCTTCGCGCCGACGCTGGAGAACTACCTGCACATCAACGAGCGCAGCGACTACTTCGCCTACGCCTGGAACTCGGTGCTGATCTCGTTCTCGGCGACCCTGCTGTGCATGCTGATCGCGGTGCCGGCGGCCTACTCGATGGCCTTCTTCGAAACCCGCCACACCAAGCGCACGCTGCTGTGGATGCTGTCGACCAAGATGCTGCCACCGGTGGGCGTGTTGATGCCGATCTACCTGCTGGCCAAGCAGTTCGGCCTGCTCGATTCGCGCCTGGCGCTGATCATCGTCTACACCCTGATCAACCTGCCGATCGTGGTGTGGATGGTGTACACCTACTTCAAGGACATCCCCGTGGACATCCTCGAAGCCGCGCGGCTGGACGGCGCCGGCACCTGGCAGGAGATCGTCCGCGTGCTGCTGCCGATTGCCCGCGGCGGGCTGGCCTCGACCTTGCTGCTGTCGCTGATCCTGTGCTGGAACGAGGCGTTCTGGTCGCTGAACCTGACCTCGTCCGCCGCCGCGCCGTTGACAGCGTTGGTGGCTTCCTATTCGAGCCCTGAAGGGCTGTTCTGGGCCAAGCTCTCGGCCGTCTCGACCCTGGCCTGCGCGCCGATCCTGATCTTTGGCTGGATCAGCCAGAAGCAGTTGGTGCGCGGGCTTTCGTTTGGGGCTGTGAAATGA
- a CDS encoding ABC transporter substrate-binding protein yields MNDSIKACLAAACLSLPLHVQAAETLTIATVNNNDMIRMQRLAKVFEQQHPDIQLKWVVLEENVLRQRLTTDIATQGGQFDVLTIGMYEAALWGAKGWLAPMTDLPADYNLDDVFPSVRNGLSANGTLYALPFYAEASITYYRKDLFEKAGLSMPEQPTWTQLGEFAAKLNHPDQGQYGICLRGKAGWGENMALIGTVANAFGARWFDEQWKPEFSGSEWKNALNFYVNTLKQYGPPGASSNGFNENLALFNSGKCAMWVDASVAGSFVTDKTQSKVADQVGFTFAPKEVTDKGATWLYSWALAIPTSSKSKAAARTFATWATSEAYGKLVAEQEGVANVPPGTRASTYSDAYLAAAPFAKVTLESLKRVDPNHPTLKPVPYVGIQLVTIPEFQAIGTQVGKLFAAALTGQMKVDQVLASAQQSTEREMKRAGYPK; encoded by the coding sequence ATGAACGACTCGATCAAGGCCTGCCTGGCCGCCGCCTGCCTCAGCCTGCCGCTGCACGTCCAGGCCGCCGAGACCCTGACCATCGCCACGGTCAACAACAACGACATGATCCGCATGCAGCGCCTGGCCAAGGTGTTCGAGCAACAGCACCCGGACATCCAGCTCAAGTGGGTGGTGCTCGAAGAGAACGTGCTACGCCAGCGCCTGACCACCGACATCGCCACCCAAGGCGGGCAGTTCGATGTGCTGACCATCGGCATGTATGAAGCCGCATTGTGGGGCGCCAAGGGCTGGCTGGCACCGATGACCGACCTGCCCGCCGACTACAACCTCGACGACGTATTCCCCTCGGTGCGCAACGGCCTGTCGGCAAACGGCACGCTGTACGCCCTGCCCTTCTACGCCGAAGCCTCGATCACCTACTACCGCAAGGACCTGTTCGAAAAAGCCGGGCTGAGCATGCCCGAGCAACCCACCTGGACCCAGCTCGGCGAGTTCGCCGCCAAGCTCAACCACCCCGACCAGGGCCAGTACGGCATCTGCCTGCGCGGCAAGGCCGGCTGGGGCGAGAACATGGCGCTGATCGGCACCGTGGCCAACGCCTTCGGCGCGCGCTGGTTCGATGAGCAGTGGAAACCCGAGTTCAGCGGCAGCGAGTGGAAGAACGCGCTGAACTTCTATGTGAACACCCTCAAGCAATACGGCCCGCCCGGCGCCTCGAGCAACGGCTTCAACGAAAACCTCGCGCTGTTCAACAGCGGCAAGTGCGCGATGTGGGTCGATGCCAGCGTCGCCGGCTCGTTCGTCACCGACAAGACCCAGAGCAAGGTCGCCGACCAGGTCGGCTTCACCTTCGCGCCCAAGGAAGTCACCGACAAGGGCGCCACCTGGCTGTATTCCTGGGCGCTGGCGATCCCCACCAGTTCCAAATCCAAGGCCGCCGCCAGGACGTTCGCCACCTGGGCCACCTCTGAGGCCTACGGCAAGCTGGTGGCCGAGCAGGAAGGCGTGGCCAACGTGCCGCCGGGCACCCGCGCCTCGACCTACAGCGACGCGTACCTGGCCGCTGCGCCGTTCGCCAAGGTGACGCTGGAATCGCTCAAACGCGTCGACCCCAACCATCCCACCCTCAAGCCCGTGCCCTACGTCGGCATCCAGCTGGTGACCATCCCCGAATTCCAGGCCATCGGCACCCAGGTCGGCAAGCTGTTCGCCGCCGCCCTCACCGGGCAGATGAAAGTGGACCAGGTGCTGGCCTCGGCCCAGCAGTCCACCGAACGCGAGATGAAACGCGCCGGTTACCCCAAGTAA
- a CDS encoding DUF3077 domain-containing protein, translating to MDKELQIPRIKKLATTGVGHFGEGAQVSVQDPLFRVVAGHPLDHAVEQATVLMCAVHMISDLAMVETDHLPTLLTAVHYLSGMAKALAQDVNHGLMVVRGAE from the coding sequence AATCCCGCGCATCAAGAAACTCGCCACCACCGGCGTCGGGCATTTTGGCGAAGGCGCGCAGGTGAGTGTGCAAGACCCGCTGTTCCGCGTGGTGGCGGGGCATCCGCTGGACCATGCGGTGGAGCAGGCGACCGTGCTGATGTGTGCGGTGCACATGATCAGTGATCTGGCGATGGTGGAGACTGATCATCTGCCTACGCTGCTGACGGCGGTGCATTACCTCAGTGGCATGGCCAAGGCGTTGGCCCAGGATGTGAATCATGGGTTGATGGTTGTGCGGGGGGCTGAGTAG
- a CDS encoding ABC transporter ATP-binding protein yields MADLKIRNLHKGFDGHAIIKGIDLDVRDREFVVFVGPSGCGKSTLLRLIAGLEEVSSGSITLDGADITDTAPAKRDLAMVFQTYALYPHMTVRKNLSFALDLAGVGKQEVTAKVDNAARILELQPLLERKPRQLSGGQRQRVAIGRAIVRNPKIFLFDEPLSNLDAALRVQMRLELARLHQELAATMIYVTHDQVEAMTLADKVVVLNGGRIEQVGSPLELYHHPANLFVAGFLGTPKMGFLRGHLSRNQGNQCEVALECGARIALPLCAGELHTGSQVTLGIRPEHLNIDRAGQGTQGSLQVTADVSERLGSDSYCHMRAASGEMLTVRVRGDFAPAFGEALELTFDPAHCHLFDSNGQALDKRLQQAA; encoded by the coding sequence ATGGCTGACCTGAAAATCCGCAACCTGCACAAAGGCTTCGATGGCCACGCCATCATCAAGGGCATCGACCTGGACGTGCGCGACCGCGAGTTCGTGGTGTTCGTCGGCCCCTCCGGCTGCGGCAAGTCCACCCTGCTGCGCCTGATCGCCGGCCTCGAGGAAGTCAGCAGCGGCAGCATCACCCTCGACGGCGCCGACATCACCGACACCGCCCCGGCCAAGCGCGACCTGGCCATGGTGTTCCAGACCTACGCCCTGTATCCACACATGACCGTGCGCAAGAACCTGTCGTTCGCCCTGGACCTGGCCGGCGTCGGCAAGCAAGAGGTCACCGCCAAGGTCGACAACGCCGCGCGCATCCTCGAGCTGCAACCGCTGCTCGAACGCAAGCCCCGCCAGCTCTCCGGCGGCCAGCGCCAGCGGGTGGCGATCGGCCGGGCGATCGTGCGCAATCCGAAGATCTTCCTGTTCGACGAACCGCTGTCCAACCTCGACGCCGCCCTGCGCGTGCAGATGCGACTGGAGCTGGCGCGCCTGCACCAGGAGTTGGCGGCGACCATGATCTACGTGACCCACGACCAGGTCGAAGCGATGACCCTGGCCGACAAGGTGGTGGTGCTCAACGGCGGGCGCATCGAGCAGGTTGGTTCGCCGCTGGAGCTGTATCACCATCCGGCCAATCTGTTTGTAGCGGGGTTTCTGGGGACGCCGAAGATGGGCTTCTTGCGTGGGCACCTGAGCCGCAACCAGGGCAACCAGTGCGAGGTCGCGCTTGAGTGCGGTGCCCGTATCGCCTTGCCGTTGTGCGCGGGGGAGTTGCACACCGGTAGCCAGGTGACCCTGGGGATTCGTCCTGAGCATCTGAACATTGATCGCGCCGGGCAAGGTACCCAAGGCTCGCTGCAGGTGACTGCCGATGTGAGTGAGCGCCTGGGCAGCGACAGTTACTGCCATATGCGCGCCGCCTCCGGGGAAATGCTCACCGTGCGAGTGCGCGGGGATTTCGCACCAGCCTTTGGCGAGGCGCTGGAACTGACCTTCGATCCCGCCCATTGCCACCTGTTCGACAGCAACGGCCAGGCCCTCGACAAACGCCTGCAACAAGCGGCCTAA
- a CDS encoding AraC family transcriptional regulator codes for MPRTSKVTDPSYELMDDHEGASLIYRQHGFPSPLVRWHFHKEYELHLIVASAGKVFIGDYIGNFAPDTLFLTGPNLPHNWISQVGPDEVVGKRDMLVNFTDEVLEDGGQVFSELTQLAPLLARARYGIEFRDPTLIRESRQLLQRIADSRGMTRLGYFFILMEQLAACDDYQLLSTVTSSQLADEHNVERINRAVDYIFQHYAQDLSQNEVAEHLGMTPTYFSRFFKQAAGRGFVEFVNRLRVSKSCELLAKGELPVTEVCFESGFSNLSNFNRRFLQLKGMTPSDYRSLVTQRLTEQNRA; via the coding sequence ATGCCCAGAACGAGCAAAGTCACCGACCCGTCCTACGAGTTGATGGACGACCACGAAGGCGCTTCGCTGATCTACCGCCAACACGGCTTCCCCAGCCCGCTGGTGCGCTGGCATTTCCACAAGGAATACGAGCTGCACCTGATCGTCGCCAGCGCCGGCAAGGTGTTCATCGGCGACTACATCGGCAACTTCGCCCCCGACACGCTGTTCCTCACCGGCCCCAACCTGCCGCACAACTGGATCAGCCAGGTTGGCCCCGACGAGGTGGTGGGCAAGCGCGACATGCTGGTCAACTTCACCGACGAAGTGCTCGAGGACGGCGGCCAGGTGTTCTCCGAACTTACCCAACTTGCCCCGCTGCTGGCCCGAGCGCGCTATGGCATCGAGTTTCGCGATCCGACGCTGATCCGCGAGAGCCGCCAGCTGCTGCAACGCATCGCCGACAGCCGTGGCATGACCCGCCTGGGATACTTTTTTATCCTCATGGAGCAGCTGGCCGCCTGTGACGACTACCAGCTGCTGTCCACCGTCACCTCCTCGCAGCTGGCCGACGAGCACAACGTCGAGCGCATCAATCGGGCGGTGGACTACATCTTCCAGCATTACGCCCAGGACCTGAGCCAGAACGAAGTCGCCGAGCACCTGGGGATGACCCCCACCTACTTTTCGCGCTTCTTCAAGCAGGCCGCCGGGCGTGGCTTTGTCGAGTTCGTCAATCGGCTGCGGGTGAGCAAGTCGTGCGAGCTGCTGGCCAAGGGCGAGCTGCCGGTGACCGAGGTGTGTTTCGAGTCGGGGTTCAGCAACCTATCGAACTTCAACCGGCGTTTCCTGCAGCTCAAGGGCATGACGCCCTCCGACTACCGCAGCCTGGTGACCCAGCGGCTGACCGAGCAGAACCGCGCCTGA
- a CDS encoding IS110 family transposase gives MSVFVGVDVAKKSFDIAIPLPNGKMRTKAKLSNDPGGFRQFSDWLERHAEPGAWIVMEATGIYHEALAEHCHNQGYRVCILNPAVIAKFADVELRRVKTDKADAKVIAAYGQQKAVSLRQWEPEPPAQRRLRALVRRLDDLKEMRQMEQNRLDVALDAVQQSIQDVIGHINEELEKTRKAIEQTIDDDPDLRKRRELITSIDGLGDTTATLLLAELGDPLKYQSPSAIVAFSGLNPVVQQSGEFIGKSTISRTGASRLRAGLWMSGTVSIRHNPVVKELAERLSSRHKAYKQIVCAAMRKLLHLVYGVVKSGIPFDPKIPLAG, from the coding sequence ATGTCCGTCTTTGTTGGCGTTGATGTCGCCAAAAAATCTTTCGACATTGCCATCCCGCTCCCCAATGGCAAGATGCGCACCAAAGCCAAGCTGTCCAATGATCCTGGAGGGTTCAGGCAGTTTAGCGACTGGCTTGAGCGCCATGCTGAACCAGGCGCCTGGATTGTTATGGAGGCTACAGGCATCTATCACGAAGCGCTGGCCGAGCACTGTCACAACCAAGGTTATCGGGTGTGCATTCTGAACCCGGCGGTGATTGCGAAATTCGCTGACGTGGAGCTTCGGCGCGTCAAAACAGATAAGGCTGACGCCAAAGTCATTGCTGCCTATGGCCAACAAAAGGCTGTCTCGCTTCGCCAGTGGGAGCCTGAGCCCCCTGCGCAGCGCCGCTTGCGTGCTCTGGTGCGGCGACTGGACGACCTCAAGGAAATGCGCCAGATGGAGCAGAATCGTTTGGATGTCGCACTAGATGCGGTACAGCAGTCGATTCAAGACGTAATCGGGCACATCAACGAAGAGCTGGAAAAGACCAGGAAGGCCATCGAGCAGACGATCGATGATGATCCAGACCTGCGCAAGCGACGTGAGCTGATTACCTCGATTGATGGTTTGGGTGACACCACTGCTACGTTGCTGCTCGCCGAACTGGGCGATCCACTGAAATACCAAAGCCCTTCTGCGATTGTCGCGTTTTCAGGCTTAAACCCAGTGGTGCAGCAATCGGGAGAGTTCATAGGTAAGAGCACTATTTCGCGTACAGGCGCCTCAAGGCTGCGTGCAGGCTTGTGGATGTCAGGCACTGTCTCAATCAGACATAACCCTGTTGTGAAGGAACTGGCAGAGCGGTTGAGCAGCCGGCACAAAGCTTACAAACAGATCGTCTGCGCGGCGATGCGCAAGCTGCTGCACCTGGTTTACGGGGTGGTGAAGTCGGGGATACCGTTTGACCCCAAAATCCCTCTTGCGGGGTGA